TTTGAATGCTTCTTGAACCCTTGAATCTGAAAGTGTTCCAGCCAGCCTCGCACTTGTCCCACTTTGATTCATGGGTAATTAGAATCAAAGAaggatggaattttcccacaaactcttcgatatatatatgtacatatatattatacCTCTGCTCAAATCATGTATAGAGTGATACTTAAAGCAGGAGTTTGGGGCTTTTCACATGGTGTGAGAAGGAAGCTAACCACATTATCATTTATATTTATTACTATATGACAAATCGAAGactacagttttttttttaaaccccacAAACTTCACTGGACATCAGCAGAAACAGAAAAGTCAGAAGAAaggataagaaaacaaaagaggtatcagcaaatgaaagttgtGAGGCTTCTTGGAAAGAGTCCCACTCTTCCCACCAATTCACTCCCATCTCCTCCTCAACCACCTTCTCTCTCCAAAGTCCTAGAGAGCTGGCTCCCAGCTAGGTGGATGCAGAAAAGGGACGCAGAACCACATTTTCAAACATGACTAACAAATAAATAGATAGGCTAAACAAGAAAATCACTTAATAGGCACTGCTCGAAGGGAAGCAACCCTTTGGAGCCAGGCAGGCCATACACTTGAGTCTGCAGGCATAGGCGGTGTGTCAGGGTTTTAAGTTCAGAAGGCAGCGTCctaaatcccagcccagtgctgggtTCTGGACAGACACTGGAGCAGGAAACCGAGTCTGTTTGGGCTCATAAATTGGTTTCTCCAGAGCTGCGGAGCGGAGCAGCAGCGGCGCTCCAGGGCGGGCCCCGGGGAGCGCGCGCACCCTGCTCCATGGGTGGGCCCGGCCTAACGGAGACTCCAGATGTGCGCATCTCTGGGTCTTTAAAACCCAGAGCGCCAGTCAGAGCTCGGATGGCAGGATTTACAACTACCCTCAGTTATTTCCTCAGAAAACAAAACCGACTTATTCTCAGCTCATTTTTGCTTCAAAGGAAACCGGGGGTGGGAGGCGACTACAATCTGGGTTTCTAGCCGCGGGATGGATTTCAGAGAGCACCTGGCTCCACTTTGATGGAGTGGGAGGGGAGCGGAAGCTCCGAGCGAGCGAGAGCGCAGTCCCCCCGCCCCAGGGGAGGAGGAACGAGcagctgcctcttctttctccagtcgGTTGCCCTTAAAGTAGGGTGTGCAAAAGGAGGACAATTGCTCCCTTGACTCCCACAGGACAAAGCCTGGCAGGCGGCCTAGCTAGAGGAGGGATGCCAGGCTGAGTCCCCGCACAAGTAACCGTGGCTCAATTGAAACACAACAGGAAGAGTGGTTAGAAAGAGCAGACTGGGGGGCAGATGGAGGGAGGGGGCGCGGTGTTGAAGAGTTCAGGATCTGCACTAGGCAGAATGGAAGGAAGGGGTGACATTCTAGGGGTCCTTTAGAGGGTGCGAAGGGAACATTGGCAATGGAAGTGCCCACAAGGAGAAACTGAGGCACCAGAACACCATCCCAGTTTAGAAACAAAGTACCCAAACTCTGTCTCCATCACGCTCTTTCCAGGGTCACTGTTCCCGAGGAGGTGCGCGAGGTGTTcaagaccccaccccaccctcactccctttGCCCGCAGGCGCCTTCCGGAAGAGCTCCTGGGCTCTACTTCCCTTTCTCCCCATTGGGCTCTTCTCTAAGCCTCGGTGGCCCGGCTCAGAGCGTGGTGATGCGGGACGTGCAGGTGCCGTTGCGGAAGACCCCGCCGGTCTCCAGGTTCTCCTGCGGGAAGTCCTCCACGCTGTACGCCCGGCTCTTGAGGGCCGTGGCGTAGTAGTCGACCGGCTCCTCGGCGGCGTTGTCCATCCAGCTGAGGCACAGTATGCGCTGGAAAGAGCGCTTGAAGTTGTCGGAGAGGAAGCCGTAGAGGATGGGGTTGGCGCAGCTGTTGGCGTAGCCCAGGATGACCGAGAGCTGGCTCACCGTGGCGTCGTCCTGCTCCGCGAACACGTTGACCAGCTGCACCACGTAGAAGGGCATCCAGCAGATGAcgaacaccatcaccaccatcatcaccatcagggTGATCTTGCGCTCCGAGCGCTTACGCTGCTGCCAGCCGGCCTTGAGGGCCACCATGCGCATCTTGGCAATGATGAGCACGTAGCACAGGCAGATGGCCCCCACGGGCAGCAGGAAGCCCATGAGGAACGTGTACAGCACGAAGCCCACCAGCCAGCGCTGGGCAGGCTCCGGCATGAGCATGTTGCACGCCACCGTGCCGTCGCTGTTGGCCGCAGTGCGCGAGAAGACCACGATGGGTAGGATGACGAGTAGCGACAGCACCCACACGCCCAGGTTCACCACCTTGGCGACAGTGGGCCGACGGTAGCGGGCGGCCTTGATGGGGTGCACCACGGCCACGTACCGGTCCACACTGAGGACAGTCAGGCAGTAGATGCTGGTGAACATGTTGACGGCGTCCACACTGAGCACGAGGCGGCAGAGCAGCGCGCCGAAGGGCCAGTGGCGCAGCAGCGTGGAGGTGACCAGGAAGGGCACGCTGAGCATGAGCAGCTCGTCGGCGATGGCCAGGTTAAGGATGTAGATGTTGGTGGCCGTCTTCATCTTGGCGTAGCGCAGGATCACATAAATGACCATGGAGTTGCCACACAGCCCCACGAGGCACACCACCGAGTAGATGAAAGAGATGAGGATGGCGCTGCCCTGGCCCTCGCTCAAGGTCCCGTTTTGGGACGCGTTGCGATCGGGCTCCTCCATGCCGTCCGGGGCGCCGGCCCCAgggcccccgccgccgccgcctccttcGCCGCAGCTGCCTGGGCTaggactgggagaggaggaaggagaggaggcgGTGCCATTGGGGAACATCCCAACCAGGCGGGCCGGTGTGGCTGGAGTGCTCTTCCCCACCACCTGCGCCCTCCTTCGGTACCCCGGCTACCTGCCGGCCAGTAGCCGGG
This genomic stretch from Tenrec ecaudatus isolate mTenEca1 chromosome 14, mTenEca1.hap1, whole genome shotgun sequence harbors:
- the SSTR1 gene encoding somatostatin receptor type 1 translates to MFPNGTASSPSSSPSPSPGSCGEGGGGGGGPGAGAPDGMEEPDRNASQNGTLSEGQGSAILISFIYSVVCLVGLCGNSMVIYVILRYAKMKTATNIYILNLAIADELLMLSVPFLVTSTLLRHWPFGALLCRLVLSVDAVNMFTSIYCLTVLSVDRYVAVVHPIKAARYRRPTVAKVVNLGVWVLSLLVILPIVVFSRTAANSDGTVACNMLMPEPAQRWLVGFVLYTFLMGFLLPVGAICLCYVLIIAKMRMVALKAGWQQRKRSERKITLMVMMVVMVFVICWMPFYVVQLVNVFAEQDDATVSQLSVILGYANSCANPILYGFLSDNFKRSFQRILCLSWMDNAAEEPVDYYATALKSRAYSVEDFPQENLETGGVFRNGTCTSRITTL